The genomic window TTCTTTTTGGATCTCTTCTGTTTTTTCCACCCGTACACCCGCTTGTGTAAATGCCACGCCCAAAGCCTCTGTAAACACGTCTGCTTTGGCTGTTTTTTCCATAGGGCCGATGACAATCTGCGCGTCTCCTAGCGCCTCTACGTGGCCTGGAGAGACGATATGTGCGCTTAGTTTTACGGTCAGTCCGCCGATGACGTGCTGGCTTCCTAGGGCTTGGCACAACACGGTTTCATTCTCGACGCCGTTTTGCAACGAAACCACAAAAGGCGTGGACGAAGCGGTGCTAAACCACCCTTGAAGGGCATGAGCGATGGGTTGGGTTTCCATGGATTTAGCCAAAAGAATGAGCCCGTCGTACGTACGGATGTCTTCCTTACACAAGCCTTGCAAGTCAGTAGCGTGGACGGCTTGGGCGAAAGTAAGGCGAGGATGGCTTACATGTAAGCCGTGTTGTTGCATGGCTTCAAGGTGCGCGCCCCTGGCGACAAAGGTCACTTCATGCCCCGCGTTTGCCAATGCCGCACCAAAATACCCGCCAATACCTCCCGCGCCGATGATGGCTAGTTTCATCCTCTCTCCTTACATGTAAACAGTATGGTATTTTACGCAAAAACCCTTGAAAAAGCCCAAATCTCCCAAGTGCTTTATGTTACAATACACCCCAAAAACACCTTCAAAGGAAGAAAAATGTCCATCACAAAAACCGTAACGTTTATTGCAAAAGAAGGCCATGAGGCCGAGCTTCGCGCACTTTTAACTATGATGGTCGCGCCCTCAAAAGCCGAAAAAGGGTGTGCGCTTTATGATATCTTTGAATACAAAAACGCGCCGGAAAAATTCCTCGTCATCGAATCATGGGAAGACGAAGCGGCTCTTGATGGACACAAAGCTTCAGCTCATTATGCGGAGTATAAAGCCAATTTTGAACCCCATTGCGCGTTTAAATCCTCGGATGATTTGGATTTTCTATGAAAAGTCTTTGGGACGAACGCACGGCACCAAGTGCCCACGACCCTCTAGCCCTGCGCGTGTACACGTCCAACCTCTTGGGTCAAAGCGACGCTTTAGTGTTGCATGGCGGGGGTAATACCTCGGTCAAAATCACGGATAATTCCATGCCGATGCTTTATGTCAAGGGCAGTGGATGGGACTTGGTGAGCATCCAAAAAGAGGGCTTTGCGCCTGTAAAACTTGCTCCCTTGCTTGCCTTGGCCCAGCGCGAGAGCCTTAGCGACACCGACATGGTCGCGGCCCAGCGCGCGGCCATGAGCGACCC from Sulfurospirillum tamanense includes these protein-coding regions:
- a CDS encoding ketopantoate reductase family protein — translated: MKLAIIGAGGIGGYFGAALANAGHEVTFVARGAHLEAMQQHGLHVSHPRLTFAQAVHATDLQGLCKEDIRTYDGLILLAKSMETQPIAHALQGWFSTASSTPFVVSLQNGVENETVLCQALGSQHVIGGLTVKLSAHIVSPGHVEALGDAQIVIGPMEKTAKADVFTEALGVAFTQAGVRVEKTEEIQKELWKKLLINNGVNALCALLEVKTGTITHHPKLSQLVLGLMQETARAARALHVNLTDKDVEAM
- a CDS encoding putative quinol monooxygenase — its product is MSITKTVTFIAKEGHEAELRALLTMMVAPSKAEKGCALYDIFEYKNAPEKFLVIESWEDEAALDGHKASAHYAEYKANFEPHCAFKSSDDLDFL